A stretch of DNA from Oryza brachyantha chromosome 9, ObraRS2, whole genome shotgun sequence:
aaatcctcctcctctccaccacTAGCCTCGCATTCCCCCCGGGCCCACCATATCTGCCACGTCAGATCCACCCTATATACCCCAAACTCCACCATTACACGTAGCTCGCGAgatcaagaaagaaagagcACACCGCCACGGTCAGTGCCGCAGCTCAGCTCCAAGAAAACCATGGCCGCCACGATGCTGTCGCCGCCGACCGTGGCCGGGCTCCGCCtggcgccgtcaccgtcgccgcgcgtGCGGTCGTgcagggtggcggcgccggcgccggcgaggcggtcggtggcggcgagggcggagCTGAGCCCGTCGGTGGTGATCAGCCTCAGCACGGGGGTGTCCCTCTTCCTGGGCCGCTTCGTCTTCTTCAACTTCCAGCGCGAGAACGTGGCGAAGCAGGTGCCCGAGCAGAACGGCAAGACCCActtcgacgccggcgacgagcgcgccaAGGAGTACGCCGGCCTGCTCAAGTCCAACGACCCCGTCGGCTTCAACATCGTCGACGTTCTCGCCTGGGGCTCGCTCGGCCACATCGTCGCCTACTACATCCTCGCCACCTGCAGCAACGGATACAACCCAAACTTCTTCTGATCTCATCAACATCTCGTGCTTGTAATCTCAAAAAAATGTTCGGCCCCCCGTGATCATGTATGAGATGGGTGAAAAAGTTGATTAATTTGGACAAGTAGTGCAATCGCGTGTGTATATTGCCACATGAATTTGTCAGTTTGATCTTTCTCTATGCTCGTGCCAGTTactttcagagtttcagacttTCATTGTGTGTGTGGCATATCCCAGTAACCTAGCATCTCCAGCAATTACTATTACTATTACTACTTAATAGTGCTCCAtgaattgcaaatttgcaatcttGCATTTGCAAACAGGAAATACCAGGCACGGAAAGGTTTGAAACTATCAGTATGATTATGAACATTGAGATTTTGGAACCTGTTTCCAGTCTCAATTTATACTGTCTGCAAAAAAGATACATTTATATAGGAACCCTTTTTGACATTTACAGAATCCAGGTAAGGGAAGTACATTGGTGATGAAGTACAGCAAGGAAAGGAAGAAATTACTAGCAAAATTGAGTTGATGTTACAAACTGAAAAATTATAGGGTGACCAATGCTTAGTAAATTACAGTGAAGAGCTTTTCAAGAATGCCTACACAAAGGCTCATTAAGCACAGGATTTTCTAACCTCAGGTAGGTACAATTTCAGGAGAAGAGGGCAATAGCCGGACAAGGAAGGTTCCTACGGCGATACACAGCAGAACAAACTGAATGCAACAAAACAGCCGAGCTCTATTTGCTCTAGCCTGCAGCTTCAGGATTTCTGAAGTCCTAGCAAGGTCTTTGCACTGCGCCTCTAGCTTCTCCACCATCTCCTCTAGCATCACTGCCCTGTTCTCGGTGTGTCGTAGCTTAGCCTCCAGATCTTTGCAATCCTCAGGCAGAAATTTCTGCATGTACAAAAGATCCGCTTGATCCTCAGTTGGGGGTTTCCAAGCTTGTGATGCTCTTGTCAGGATGAAGCATTGGGTCTCTGCTTCCATCTTCTCCATGAACAATTGATCCATATCAGACTGCAGAGATAGCAGCTCGCTATTGCATACCACATGTTTCTCTGGTTGTTTGTGGTTCAGAGCATCAAGTTCAAGTATTCTTGAATCCTTATCACTGATGAGCACAGAAGCTTCTTCCAGCCTGGACTCAAGAAGCTTCAACTCCTCACCCAGTTGTTCTGACTCGTCAAAATGGCATGAACTGCTCCATTCAGTTTCACTGTGGTTGTTTGTGGAATTCTCACATGTTTCACTTCTCAGTTCAATGAACTTCTGGATCTCTGCAAAATACATTGAAGCAAATAGGTATTGAAAAAAACACTTTGACTGGGGAAAAATAAGATTTCACGTTGTTAGATCATATTAAATACAAATGGTGTCATGACCATGCTGGAGTAAAAAAAGTAACAAGTCACTCAAActttattaaaggaaaataGGTTAAGGAAACTTCACAGAACATGCAGGGAAAGTATATGTTCTTAATTATGCTATGACATGTTCGAGTTTTCTCCCTTGCATAATAAAATGGCATATTCTACTTGGAAAAGGTTAGGAGAATACAAGTCAACAGATGCTTCTTACTTCTATGAGAAAAAACAGCACAGACATTCTTAAGACGAAACAATTTGAAAAACTGAATGCCATAATGCATACGGTACTAAACAGAGATGACCTTTTCTAATACAATGAGTAAGTCAGCACTTAGCAGTAAATAATTGCCACAACGTCCATAATTGCACAAGGCAATTGTTTGTTGGCAATATGTGAAAATGGTAACAAGTCATCCACTATATTTCTCTTTAGCAATTAAAAGCATGCCAGCTCCTTAGACCTACTCATCTTACAAGTTGcaactcaaataaaaaaaatcatcggcaAAGACCATTTTAGCAGGATATCCACATGTAGTGTGAGTTAATTCCGTAATTTGCTAAAGATTTTTCATTGGAGAAACTCATTAAAAGTTCTGTATCAACATAACCATCATTTGCCACTCCTTATTAAAGAAGCATGCAGCCAGTTTGATTTttaagttatattttggatcCATGTATTGCCCATTCATTAATTGACCATAACATGGAATAATTGTTCAGCCTTTTGCATCTTATTAAGTAGGCCACTTTAGGAAAATGAACTGATGAACCTCAAATTACACAAACAAAGTTAGCAGTATTCTGGAGATTCTGAACTGCACCCACTAAGCTAGCAACAGAGTAGGAAGTGTTGACTTCATGCCAGAAAATACTAATCAATTGACCTAGACCATCAGATCATGCATAAAGCAAATAAGAAATGAAACTAAAGCTTGCATGTATTCAATCTTTTGAGAGATTCCGCAGTGAGCTGAATTTCAGTAACAAGCCTTTAAAATCAAATAGGAAAGGCATGGAGTACTGGTTTTCATGAATTAAGAAGCTATGACAAAGGGGAATTCGATATTACCATTCTCAATTGCTTCCTCGGTTGACTGAAGCATCGCAATCGACTGGGCATACGGATCAAGACCTGAATGAATTTCCCCATTCTCGCCCTTGCCGATACTCCCTTCGTCGTCGTAGTGATGATCATCGGCATCGGAATCGCTGCTCCCCTTTACCAATCTGCCTACTACACTCCCATTCTCCCTATAGAAACCTCCTGCTCCTCCAGAGCGTGCCTCCTCGCTCGGAGGCTCGCCGTCGCTGTGCTCGGCATCGTCGTACAGAACCTTGTGAACGCCATTGCTGCTTATGCCAGCGCTTGATTGGGGAGCGTGAGGAGTGCTAGAGCTTCGGAGATTGGATTCAACGCTGGATCGCGAGTTCTCCGGTTCCACcgcgccggaggcggcggcggaggcaacGCGGGAGCTagctgcgcgcgcgcgcgccgtgcGGACGCCCTTGACGTGCGCCCCGGCGCCGGGGGCGCGGGATCGCGGCCTGTCGCGCTCGCggccgaagccgccgccgaagGAGAAGtcgtggcgcggcgcggcggcggcgttggtgGAGGACTTGCTGGTCCGGTCGTCGCTGTTGTCCgagtcggcgccgccggcgcccaccGAGAAGCCCGCGGAGGCGATCAGGAAGCCGAGATCCGGGTCCAGCTTCGTCTGgaccggcgagggcggcgcctCCGGCGGCGCGAAGCTGGACTCCACGGAAGCGACGGGGCTCTCCACCTctacggcggccgcggcgtccTGCTTCCCCTTGGGCGCATCAGCACCAAGAGGGAAGCGGCGCTTGTGAAGCTGCGCCAAGTCCTCattcgcggcggcggccgcggccgcaaCACCGCCACCGGCGGGGGAGCCCTCCTCGTGGTGCTCCCGGGGAatacgccgccaccgccgtagCCCACGGCCCTTAttgaccgcggcggcgggatggCTCGGCGGGGAAGCCGGCACCGGCGCAGGTGACTCGGCCACCGACTCCCCGACAGAATTCGCGCTGTTGGCGCCGGAGTCCATGCCCGGCCAAACCACCGCAGCCCGCAATTCCCGTCAAAGGCGGCGGCTTTGGAACCCAGATGGGATCAGGAAACCACCCTGGGGTGGGGAGACACGATCTCTCGGGATCGGCGAGCGCCCATGGGTATGGGGATCAGAATCGGTGGACTCGATCTTGGGGGAtccgaggaggaagacgagtaGTACTACTGCTTGCGAAGGCGAGAGGAAACAGAAGTCTGGCTGCTTCCCTTATCGTTTCTATGATTATGCCGTCTCATGTACTTAAACCCATTTTTCTATGCACAATTCAGTTAAAAATCAGTCAAATGGAGTACTCACCTATTGTCTCCATAAACCGTCATTTCTTCGCCAAGTATGAAATTGATCGACCTTGCAAGAGTGAGTTGCCTGTCcgactaaaatataagaaatttgctcccgtacaaaaaaaaatacatcgagATACTAGTAactcgtggtaccaaatcgtttctgatcgttgtaTCTAACGGTGCAcgtcctacttagctagatccaatggtaataaatgatttggtatctcgaggtaccggtacttCGGGAgagcaaatatcaaaatataaacatttttaaaatttaaattttatacaataatataagtatttctggtTGGTTCTCGtaatttcaatcattttaaTGATCTCAAAATCAATCAGATActctgaaaaatataattaattcaaaatttaaaaataatcactagaataattaaaaaaattatttcgaCATTTTAGAGTTCAGTGGTAACAAACCCAGATAGAGGCAGTCACTGTCAGTAGGAATGACGACCAGTTGGTCGAAGGATCAAAGATAGTATAACATCACAACCAGATTCagagggtgtttgtttctaagAGCTAAAGTTTAAAGTTTAGTTTTtagtcacatcgaatatttagacacttattataaatagtaaacggaGTTTATTAATgaaactcatctataatcttggactaattcacgagacgaatttttgagcctaattaatccatgattagcctatatgatactacagtaaacatttgctaattatggattaattaggctcaaaaattcgtctcgtggattagctctcatttataaaattaatttttttattagtctatgtttaatactttaaattaatatccaaatatccgatgtgatatggggctaaaaagtttagccccatcaaAACAACCCCTTAAACCATCGAAAAGTACAAAACGTGACCTGTTCATAAATCAGCGAATTGATTATTAGATAACCTCTTGTTCTAGAATTCTCTGTGGCTGCACCACTGGCTGCTTTTTCATCGTTTCATTGTGCTAAAAGATGGcaacttttatttgttttcatttttgccCACACACTTTCTCATTGTTTCAGCCTTTCAGTCAGGTCAGGCTACGCGGCGGCAGAGCATGACGccgtcggcgatggcgagctGGCACGGCTGGacgcggcggtcggcggcgatggcggcgttGAACTCCCTGGTGAGCCTGGGCAGCGCGCCGTCCGGCTCCGACACCACCGAGCCGCCCCACAGCGTGTTGTCGTAGGCGATGAGACCGCCGACCCTGACCAGCCGCAGCAGCCGCTCGTGGTAGCCGAGGAAGTTCGCCTTGTCGGCGTCCACGAACGCGAAGTCGAACCTGCCCCTGTTCTCCTCCTGCACAAAGCCACACTCAGGTCATCATGCCATCTCTCGAGCCGTGCACGATCGCAGAACGAGCATGTCGGTGTACCTCGGCGACGAGCTGATCCAGCACCGGCATGGCGAGCCCGACGCGGAAGTACACCTTGTGCGCCACGCCGGCCTTCTCGATCACCGGCGCCCCCACCTCGTCGTAGCTCTCCCGGCTCACGTCGATGGCCACGATCTGCCACCAATGCACACGGACATCAAGAGACAAGCGATCAAGCACTCTGGCAACTATAGCTAGTTGTGGTGTGGCGATGCGGCGCAGACCTTGCCGTCGTCAGGGAGCGCGAGGGCTGTGGCGAGCAGCGAGTACCCGGTGAACACGCCGACCTCGATGGCGTTCCTGGCGCCGAGAAGCTCGATCAGAAGGCCGAACAGCTGCACCTGGTCCGGCGAGGCCGCCATGACCGCCCTGCACGCAGCACGTCTCGCCCGTTCGGACATTACGTCAAACACTCACCGTGCAAGAACGGCACCAAGACAACGGCAAGCACACACGCTACGGGAAGCTCTTCCTCGCA
This window harbors:
- the LOC102699810 gene encoding photosystem I reaction center subunit V, chloroplastic, coding for MAATMLSPPTVAGLRLAPSPSPRVRSCRVAAPAPARRSVAARAELSPSVVISLSTGVSLFLGRFVFFNFQRENVAKQVPEQNGKTHFDAGDERAKEYAGLLKSNDPVGFNIVDVLAWGSLGHIVAYYILATCSNGYNPNFF
- the LOC102700088 gene encoding WPP domain-interacting protein 2-like, which codes for MDSGANSANSVGESVAESPAPVPASPPSHPAAAVNKGRGLRRWRRIPREHHEEGSPAGGGVAAAAAAANEDLAQLHKRRFPLGADAPKGKQDAAAAVEVESPVASVESSFAPPEAPPSPVQTKLDPDLGFLIASAGFSVGAGGADSDNSDDRTSKSSTNAAAAPRHDFSFGGGFGRERDRPRSRAPGAGAHVKGVRTARARAASSRVASAAASGAVEPENSRSSVESNLRSSSTPHAPQSSAGISSNGVHKVLYDDAEHSDGEPPSEEARSGGAGGFYRENGSVVGRLVKGSSDSDADDHHYDDEGSIGKGENGEIHSGLDPYAQSIAMLQSTEEAIENEIQKFIELRSETCENSTNNHSETEWSSSCHFDESEQLGEELKLLESRLEEASVLISDKDSRILELDALNHKQPEKHVVCNSELLSLQSDMDQLFMEKMEAETQCFILTRASQAWKPPTEDQADLLYMQKFLPEDCKDLEAKLRHTENRAVMLEEMVEKLEAQCKDLARTSEILKLQARANRARLFCCIQFVLLCIAVGTFLVRLLPSSPEIVPT
- the LOC102704446 gene encoding caffeoyl-CoA O-methyltransferase-like; protein product: MAAAGAGERKETAAGGGSHLHSKTLLKSVPLYQYVLESTVFPREPDCLRELRLATAKHPMAVMAASPDQVQLFGLLIELLGARNAIEVGVFTGYSLLATALALPDDGKIVAIDVSRESYDEVGAPVIEKAGVAHKVYFRVGLAMPVLDQLVAEEENRGRFDFAFVDADKANFLGYHERLLRLVRVGGLIAYDNTLWGGSVVSEPDGALPRLTREFNAAIAADRRVQPCQLAIADGVMLCRRVA